The DNA region atcacatcattcatcatgcaacCATCAATTCATGTTACAATATCAATAACATCAAAGAACAACTGCAACTCATCATACATGGTTCTAAAGGAATTCATTCATATCACTTTACCCAAAAACAATAGCATATCATCTTATTCAATATAACAATTCACTAACTAATCATACAAGTCATCACAAACATCTCTACAATAGACAATTGACTACTATAAGTGCAACTTAGCATTAAAAAGCATATAAGACTTTTGAAATAAGTTAGAAAAGGTTTCATGcttgaaaaataagtttttaagTGAAAAAGCAGTCTATGTGCCGACACATATAATCCATAGGTCGACATATAGAAGAAAATTTTGTTTATATATCGACATATACGAGTTACAGATCGACTCATGTACTTCATTTTTAAAGCCTATAATGTTCTGTAAGATGTGCCGACAACATGTGTCGACACGTGACCttcataggtcgacacatgaccttcTTAGGTCGACTCATACTGCAATTTTTTTCTTCCAAAAATCAGTTTTTCAACCATCCAAACACTACCTCGTGTGCCAAAAACTTATATTACGAAAATCAATCAAATATATCCAATTTCTCGTGGTTATAGCTTCCTAATTCATCATTTACTCCATAGGTTCAGGAATCAACATCATAATACAACAACGTCGTCATACTCATCATCTCTAAATCACTAATAACACATTCAAGCTTAAAACCTTCAAAAATCAATCAATGGCATaatatcatcaacaacatcaaatAAAATATATGCATACATAGGGTACACGACATTCACACCAATTTCATCATACAACAATAATTATAACAAAAAATCAGAACTGAGATTTAGAACACCCAATTctaaggaggttaagggttcctcCATCTACCCCACATGCTTTACACCTAATTGGTATCCTTTTCTTCCCCCTTACCTGATTTTCAGCAAAAGCCTTTTGATCCTTAGAGTTCTTCTTCAACCTCAAGCTCTTGCTCTCCCTCTTTGCCCCTTTTGCTCCAACTCTCCAACTTGACTTTCTCAGGTTCTCAAATTCCCTATTTATATTCCAAGACCTATTTCCTTACAAATAGACTATTCCCCTTTTACCCTCCAATTTGTCCTTTTATCCTTTTCTTATCCACCATATTTTCCTTTATTTCAACATTGCCCTTAATTTCTCTACACATCTTATTTTCTCATTATTTAATCAATTATTTCAAATAAAGATATTATTTATTCTAATAATCAATTAAAGTTCTAAATAATTTCTAAACAAATATGTCAAACTCTTACTCTCTCTATACCTCTATTTCAAGAACACTTACTCAACAATTAGACCataaataatttaaaatgtcAGTCAATTCAAATAAGATCctaaataattcaattaaattgattaattgaatttggggtgttacaactctcccccacttagaAGAATTTTCTCCCTCAAAAATAACCTGAAGGAAACAGAGTCGGATACGACTCTCTCGTTTGACTCTCCAACTTCTAAGTTATGCTCCCACCAGTTGGTCCTCCCCAcactaccttcaccaaggcaattTACTTACCATGTTACAACTTCACTTCCCGAACCTCTATCCGCATGGGCGATGTCTCCACAATCAGGTTCCCTCTCACTTGTATatcatccacttggatcacatgagaaATCTATCTCatcaactgagacacatgaaacacatcatgaagattagcaagttgtGGTGGCAAGGTAATCTGATAGGCCACCTCTCTTATCTTCTGCAAGATATGGTATGGACCAACAAAATGTGGCATGAGCTTTTGagacttcaaggctcgaccaacaccggTTACTGGGGTAACCCTAAAAAACACATGTTCCCCTTCCTGGAACTCAAATGCCTTTATCTtcttatcatggtaactcttctgacAATTCTGCGAAGCTATCATCTTcccttgaatcatcttaatcttcTCAGAAGTTTGTTGCACAATATCAGGTCCAATTAGTGCACCCTCAGAAGATTCATACCAACATAGAGGTGTCCTACACCTCCTGCCATACAACATCTCAAATGAGGCCATCCTAATACTTTAATAGAAACTATTATTGTAAGTGAACTCAATCAACGACAAGTATCTATCCTAAGAACTTCCTTGTTCTAGCCCACAAACCCTTAACAGATCCTCCAAGGAATGGATAGTCCTCTCTGTTTTcccatcagtctgcgggtgataaGCGGAACTCAACTTCAGCTTAATACCTAAGACTTCTTGCAAACTCTACCGAAACCTCGACGTaaacctcagatctctatctgaCACAACACTtgatggaataccatgcagacaaacaatcttctcaatatacaacttAACTAACTTCTGCAAGTTATAATTTATCTTGATCAGTATGAAATAAGCTGATTTAGTCAGCCCATTAACAATCACCCAAAGAGAATCACATCCCTTCGCCGTCTTCGATAAACTAGTTACGAAATCCATGGAAATGAtatcccacttccactctagaATACTCAAAGGTTGCATCAGACCTGACGGTCTCTACTATTCAATTTTTGACTTCTAACAAGTATAACAAGCATAGACAAATCCAACTACTTCCTttttcattcctggccaccaaatTAATTTCTTTAAGTCCCGATACATCTTAGTGGCATCGAGATGAATACTCAATTCACTTCTGTGACCCTtctcaagaatactctttttaaGCTTGGGTACATCTGGTACACAAACCCTGTCTTTGAACCTCATCACGTCATTCTAATCAACTCTGAAGTCGCCACCCTTATTCTGATTGATAAACACAAGTCGGTCAACCAACCCCTCATCAGTCTTCTGACCCTTTCTGATCTCTTCAAGAATTCCACTCATTAgcttcaacattcccagtttCACACTCTTAAGGGTCTCTTCACATACTAAACTCATGTCTCTGAATTGCTCGATCAACTCTAGCTCTCGAACCATCAACATTAACATATGCAAGGATTTCCTACTCAAAGTGTCATCTACAATGTTATCCTTAACCAAATGGTAACTCAAGtcaaaatcataatctttcagaAACTCGAGCCAcctcctctgcctcatattcaattccttctGATCAAATCAATATTTCAAAATgttgtgatcactgaacactttGAATCTGTAGCCAAACAAGTAGTGCCTCCAAATATTTAACATAAATACCACTACTGCCAACTCAAGATCATGCATAAAATAATTCCTTGCATGAACTCTCAACTGCCTCGAAACATAAGCCGTAACCTGACCATTCTGCATCAATACACCTCACAGACCCATCTTCGAAGCGTCATAATATACAacaaaggaatcacttggattcaacaaaataaaaattgGAGCAGACGTCAACTTCTTCTTGATTTCTTGGAAACTCTCTTCACAATGCACATCTCAAACATAGGCTTGCCCCTTTTGAGTCAACTGAGTTAATGACAATGCTAACTTCGAAAAACCTTCAGTGAACTTCTTGTAGTAACAAGCAAATCCAAGAAAACTTATAATCTTAGTGACAAACTTCAGAGCCTCCCATTGTAACACATCATCCATCTTCAACAGATCTACaactataccaccactagaaatTACATGACCAAGGAAACTTACTTCTCTTAACAAGAACTCGCACTTGGAAAACTTTGCGTACAACTTGTTCTCTTTCAATGTCTGCAATACAATTCTCAAATTTTCCACATGCTCTTCATCAGACTTCGAATATATAAATATGTCATCGATAAACACAACCATAAACTGATCTAAATACGAATGGAATATTCGATTCATGTATTCCATGAAAACTCTAGGCCCATTAGACATACCAAACGACAGTACCGAATACTCGTAATGACCATACCTCATTTTGAAAGAAGTCTTCAGAATATCTTGAGGCTTCACACGAATGTGATGATAACCCGAATGCAAATCTATCTTGCTAAACACATAAGAACCTACCAATTGATTtatcaaatcatcaatcctcaAAAATGGATATTTGTTATTGATAGTCACCTATTCAATTATCGGTAGTCCACACATAGCCTCATACTATCatccttcttcttcactaacacTAGTGCACCCCATAGCAAAATACTCGAAcgaacaaacttcttctcaagcagATGTTTtagttgcttcttcaattcacCCAACTCTGAAGCAAGCATCCTATAAGGAATCAATTTATGGCGAAATAATTTTTTCAGAAAAAAGGAATCAACTTCGACGAACTTTTTGCAGTcgttgctaggatcgaaacaattAGGTTCGTTGTTGGTCTAACAAACATGAATATCTGGCATATGTgtcaaatggatgtgaaaagtgcattcctgaatggccccTTAGATGGAGAGGTTTATATCACCCAACTAGTTGagtttgtgaaacaaggcgaagaaagcaAGGTATACAAGCTGTACAAAGCCCTATGtggacttaagcaagctccaagagcttgaAATAAGAAAATAGATAGCTTTCTAAGGGAaaaggaatttgtgaagtgcacaactgagtatggagtatatgtaagaagaagcaatagtgaattgcttatactatgtctctgcaagaaagagatcgaagacttcaaaggtgtTCTTAGCAAGGAGCTCGAAATGTCTGATCTGGAAAATACTTCATACTTCATTGATATTGAATTATACAAGAGTAGTAGAGGCTTCatgatgcatcaaagaagatATGCAAACGAAATACTCAAAAGATTTAAGATGAAAACAAAATGTAGGAAACAAAATGTAGGAAATGTCTGATCGATGACATTTTGTTTTTACTAAAATACTCCCCTTGTCACAAATTATAAAACACTTTAAAAAAATTGTCTCAAATTATAAGTCACTTTATAATTCCAATACAATATTAATGACATTTTTTTCAATACACCATTTATCATTTActactttttttttcttttaattttttaaatttctCTTTCATCTATCATCTATCAGAATGAAGGACAATTTTATAAAATCATATATAATTTCTCTTTTCCATACAATATTAGTTACGTTTCTTAATTCGTGTGAAATGTCAAAAAAAAAAACTTCAAATAATTTTGGGACAAAGAGAGTACTCCTTATTAGATATTGAGAGTTGTGAAAGTTATATTAATTATAAGGTATAATTTGAAAAGGTAACTAATATTACATTAGAAATTAAAGAATATATATTTATTTTGAGACacttttattttaaaattgtGTCACTTATTGTGAACGGACAGAGTATATTTATGGAATCCCTTGTACCCCAACAATTATCATTAAATTCATTTAAAACTTAAACATTTGTTATTCACATGAATATGAATATGAGGCAGATAAACAACATATTTTGCATTTGGCAAGACCTTCTGCTTGTCTCATTGTCATCTGTAACTAAAGTAAAATCCATAATTATGAGCTGATTTCAATTCTCTCATCTTTTTTCTCTAACCCGTATCAATTTGAATTAACATTTTAAGACAATGCATCATCTTTGCAAAATAAACTTATATCTTGAGACAATGCATCATCCATTAGGACTAAAGTATCAATAGAACAATATTGCTCACAAATCATATTTAAGCCACAAATCAATGAAGTTCATCTTATTAGCGCAATTCACTATGCATAACTTTCTTCTTTTGTAAGAAATTCTTAAACCAGAAGGCTGACATTTTTGGATATCTTTTCAAACCATTTTTATAATCTACAAAGTTTATTCCTGTCCTCACCACGTACCCTAATGTCCATTCGAAGTCATCGAGCAATGACCATGCAAAATATCCTTTTACATTCACGCCATCCCTGACAAATTCAAAATATTAAAACTCATACAATAGAATAATTAGAAAAGAAAATTATTTCTTTCATTCCATAACACATACTTGATTGCACTTTGAAGATAACAAAGGTGACTATAATAGTAATCAATCCTAGGCGTATCTGCAAGGGCTTCTTCAAGTGAAAGTGTTGGATCATTGGACTCGTCCAAACCTGATAAATTATACAAAAAATTACTCCCTACAACTTTAGTATAAAATATTTGTAATGACATAAACACAGACACAAGACACGAAGAGTGACGTATAAACACATTGTAATTTAAGAACTAGAAGTGATTGAATGTAATTACATAGGTTCTATTAGCACTTGTCGAATATCATATATGCTTTTAATCAGAGGATTGTTGATTTACCATTTTCTGTGATATAGATTAAAGGATTGTTGTACTTTGTTTTGGTATAGAGCAACAGGTCATGAATTCCCTTTGGATAAACTGGCTTCCATATTGAAGAAGTCTGTGCGCACAAAGGTTTCCATTTTTCATCAtttaagcaaaaataagataAACGAAACTAATTGAGATGAAACAATGATGCATGATTCCAGTACATACCATCGGGCCAATAGGTACTCCATTACGTTCGTCTGCGACAACAAAATGCGTCATACTCAAATACCAACATAAATTATCATTGATCACAATCATGGATTGTTAATTGTGGAATTTTTTCAAAGATTCAATAACATCGTACTCTATCTTTGAATCAAGGATAGTGGAAGTATCATTTGTGTTAATTATATATTTAAGATGTAATTATATATAACTTTTGTGTACATTCAAATTTGTTCGATTAATGAGATATCTATAAAATATATACTTACTTGTAGTAATAACTTGAGAATCTGTGAGCAAGCTAGGTCTGGCCATACTTAATTCGGGCGCATCAGTAGCATAATTCGAAGTGTAATAGTTTAATCCTAAAAAATCGAAGGACCCTTTTACAAGCTTGACCTCATGTTTAGAGAATTTTGGTAATCTGCTTCCTACCAATGATCGCATGGAACTTGGATAATCTCCTAGTGTCAATGGATCCATAAACCTGACATTCATTTTCCAATCAACTATTTTGTTAAAATGTTGCGATGAACGAAAATGTCAAAATAAGACAAGCTAGAGTTTAGAGTAACAATTCGTCGTCTAAAACTACTGCATTTGCACAGAGAATAAAATCATGGTTTCAAATTGCGATTGAAGTTCTGTTGTTCATGAGGCTCTTTACCATCCAAATATGAAATCAATGGCTCTTTGTGTCGCTCGGATGTCTGATTCTGTATCATGGAGAGGCACCATCCAGTCACACGATAGCGTTATTCCTATCAAGCCCTTTTGAGATGCCTAGTAATGAAGTTTAAAACCATCAGACTCTAAGTTTATGTTCAAATCACTGAAATACAAACAATTGGATTTTATAAAAAAGTTTAAAGCA from Lathyrus oleraceus cultivar Zhongwan6 chromosome 1, CAAS_Psat_ZW6_1.0, whole genome shotgun sequence includes:
- the LOC127115700 gene encoding beta-glucosidase 12 gives rise to the protein MALNNLLASFFLILCSVVAIEAATGISPPLNRSSFPDGFIFGTASSAYQCEGAANVGGREPSIWDTHTHNYPEKIFGRSNGDVAIDEYHRYKEDVEIMKDINMDAYRFSISWSRVLPRGKLSRGVNMEGINYYNNLINELLDKGIKPFVTLFHWDLPQILEEEYGGFLSPNIVNDFRDYAELCFKEFGDRVKHWITLNEPWTVSKFGYGDGWAAPGRCSSWLNKNCSGGDSATEPYIVAHNQLLAHATAVKVYKTKYQASQKGLIGITLSCDWMVPLHDTESDIRATQRAIDFIFGWFMDPLTLGDYPSSMRSLVGSRLPKFSKHEVKLVKGSFDFLGLNYYTSNYATDAPELSMARPSLLTDSQVITTNERNGVPIGPMTSSIWKPVYPKGIHDLLLYTKTKYNNPLIYITENGLDESNDPTLSLEEALADTPRIDYYYSHLCYLQSAIKDGVNVKGYFAWSLLDDFEWTLGYVVRTGINFVDYKNGLKRYPKMSAFWFKNFLQKKKVMHSELR